A genomic stretch from Sulfobacillus thermosulfidooxidans includes:
- a CDS encoding Hsp20/alpha crystallin family protein: MTMWDELFRPLEQIDFVPATNIVKKDDEFAVVLAVPGYSEEQLSLSIDDNVLEIRAQGGATTDNEVYLRREIRQLPFRYRVELPERAQVDHISAELKAGLLTVRIPLQGKKVIPVKIHSVDTAKSLEA, from the coding sequence ATGACGATGTGGGATGAACTCTTCCGGCCATTGGAACAAATTGATTTTGTTCCGGCAACAAACATTGTGAAAAAGGACGACGAATTTGCTGTGGTCTTGGCGGTGCCAGGATACAGTGAAGAGCAATTGAGCTTGAGCATTGACGATAACGTTTTGGAGATTCGTGCTCAAGGCGGTGCGACGACTGATAACGAAGTGTACCTGCGCAGAGAAATTCGGCAATTACCTTTCCGGTACCGGGTGGAGTTGCCTGAAAGAGCTCAAGTTGATCACATTAGTGCGGAATTAAAGGCGGGATTGTTAACCGTCCGGATTCCGTTGCAAGGCAAAAAAGTAATTCCGGTCAAGATACACAGCGTCGACACAGCCAAGAGTTTGGAAGCCTAA
- a CDS encoding GNAT family N-acetyltransferase, translated as MGLSALGPLTLEGQVVRLEPLNMTHFSGLLQAAQDSRIWPWLSMDLSDSKTLEKFIRLAMEQERRNWSYTFAVIMKDSGRIVGSTRYLDISRHDRTLEIGWTWYHPSVWGSKVNPECKYLLLRHAFVEWGAIRVVLKTDHLNQHSQRAIEKLGAVFEGRLRNHRIRPDGSIRDTLLYSIIDTEWPAVRETLLSRLDVSGTTV; from the coding sequence ATGGGACTTAGCGCTTTAGGACCGTTAACATTAGAAGGCCAGGTGGTACGTCTTGAGCCTCTAAACATGACACATTTTTCAGGTCTTTTACAGGCGGCGCAAGATTCTCGTATTTGGCCTTGGCTTTCGATGGATTTGTCTGACAGCAAAACTTTGGAAAAATTTATCCGGCTAGCTATGGAACAGGAAAGGCGAAACTGGTCTTACACTTTTGCCGTCATCATGAAGGATTCAGGCCGTATTGTGGGCAGTACACGGTATTTGGATATTAGCCGTCATGACCGTACTTTGGAAATAGGCTGGACGTGGTATCACCCTTCGGTATGGGGAAGTAAGGTCAATCCTGAGTGCAAATACTTGTTGTTGCGACATGCGTTTGTAGAATGGGGAGCTATTCGAGTGGTTCTCAAAACCGATCACTTGAATCAGCATTCTCAGCGCGCCATCGAGAAATTAGGGGCGGTGTTTGAAGGACGATTGCGCAACCACCGCATCCGCCCCGACGGAAGCATTCGGGATACTCTGCTCTATAGCATTATCGATACCGAATGGCCTGCGGTCCGCGAAACGCTTCTTAGCCGTCTTGATGTGTCTGGGACAACGGTGTGA
- a CDS encoding MFS transporter has product MNKARTVNRAYILIGKGFVMAHRFVSHQHANPSNSHSINTLPFTLAILLGVSLNAVNSSTISIAIPDILRQFHLTPHAIVWIISGFYLGSAITQPIAGDLGDILGYKRLVYLGLGLLLITALGAPFAPFYGILVLWRVIQAVSTSILYPNAIGLVRLYQSEKQGQFLGWIGMSIGISAAIGPTVGGFLVKTFDWRAIFWLNAPLVILTAALLWMGLRYVKPTSRGSLHALTHFDAAGTLLFVVTMVLWLIWSNSIKNSTDWLYLLAAIFFTILFIIVENHSMHPVIPVKLFRSQSFSLYSALTVTLNVVFYAGLFGIPTFLQDYRHWSVVDTALALFAMSAAMAVGSIWGGRFAQGSHRRLPLLWGTSIALLGSFFLVDLDQISIFMLLSGVILLGFGYAINNVVLQKAVIESVPAAHTGTIAGTYMLLRYLGAIVSAATLSVMLGTLSTSKTLFVILSLLSVLAVAGSFFTPLSQTHQDG; this is encoded by the coding sequence GTGAACAAGGCACGAACCGTGAACCGTGCCTACATCCTCATCGGGAAAGGGTTTGTCATGGCACACCGTTTTGTATCACATCAACACGCGAACCCGTCCAATTCGCACTCAATCAATACTTTGCCGTTTACTTTGGCCATCTTGCTGGGTGTTTCATTGAATGCCGTCAATTCTTCAACCATTTCGATTGCTATCCCCGACATTTTACGGCAATTTCATTTGACACCCCATGCCATCGTTTGGATTATTTCCGGATTTTACTTAGGAAGCGCCATTACTCAACCGATCGCAGGGGATCTCGGTGACATTTTAGGATATAAACGTCTGGTTTATCTCGGTCTTGGCTTACTATTGATCACGGCTTTGGGCGCGCCTTTCGCCCCCTTTTATGGCATACTCGTTTTATGGCGCGTAATTCAAGCCGTGTCCACGTCCATCTTGTATCCTAATGCCATTGGTCTTGTGCGCCTCTATCAAAGCGAAAAACAAGGCCAGTTTCTTGGATGGATCGGCATGAGTATCGGTATATCCGCTGCTATCGGCCCCACGGTTGGGGGATTTCTGGTTAAAACCTTTGACTGGCGAGCCATTTTTTGGCTCAATGCTCCTTTAGTCATCCTCACCGCAGCACTGTTATGGATGGGACTACGTTATGTCAAGCCCACGTCCCGCGGCTCATTACATGCTTTAACGCATTTTGATGCAGCCGGGACCCTGTTATTTGTTGTGACTATGGTGCTTTGGCTCATCTGGTCAAACAGCATAAAAAACTCAACAGACTGGCTCTATTTGCTGGCCGCTATCTTTTTCACAATCCTCTTCATTATCGTGGAGAACCATAGCATGCATCCAGTGATTCCCGTCAAGCTGTTTCGGAGTCAGTCTTTTAGCTTATATAGCGCGTTGACAGTAACCCTTAATGTTGTTTTTTACGCCGGATTGTTTGGCATTCCGACCTTTTTACAAGATTATCGGCACTGGAGTGTAGTGGATACGGCGCTTGCCCTATTCGCCATGTCGGCCGCCATGGCTGTGGGATCCATATGGGGTGGACGTTTTGCTCAAGGTTCACACCGCCGTCTCCCTTTATTATGGGGCACAAGTATTGCCCTATTAGGCAGTTTTTTCTTGGTCGATCTTGATCAGATCTCCATCTTCATGCTCCTTAGCGGCGTGATTTTGTTAGGATTTGGCTATGCCATAAATAATGTGGTCTTGCAAAAAGCCGTGATTGAATCGGTACCCGCTGCCCATACAGGCACCATAGCAGGCACCTATATGTTATTACGCTATCTGGGAGCGATTGTCTCAGCAGCCACCCTTTCTGTCATGTTAGGCACACTGAGCACAAGCAAAACACTTTTTGTCATCCTATCACTGTTGAGCGTGCTTGCCGTGGCGGGTTCTTTTTTCACACCGTTGTCCCAGACACATCAAGACGGCTAA
- a CDS encoding VIT1/CCC1 transporter family protein has product MQQLKTTGHSEKVRHTPQARSIREVVFGVNDGLVSITGLVVGVSASHMGSHQILVAAIAAVVAASVAMGLGQYLSTVAQNEYFLAERSREMREVHEIPQEEVAEVESIYRAQGFSHDQVEMLTRHITADKDRWVDFMMKEELGIVLDSMDNPWTSALVMTLAVIAGSLPPVLPFVIDTNTTTALTWAIVLASVAAFSLGVLKSIVGKTSWIKGGLQFFFVTAVAIVIGIGAGHGLGALLT; this is encoded by the coding sequence GTGCAACAGTTGAAGACAACGGGGCACTCAGAAAAAGTGCGCCATACGCCGCAAGCACGTTCTATCCGAGAAGTAGTCTTTGGAGTAAATGATGGCCTGGTGTCTATAACGGGACTTGTCGTCGGGGTCAGCGCATCCCATATGGGGTCCCATCAAATTCTCGTGGCGGCTATCGCGGCGGTGGTGGCGGCATCGGTGGCGATGGGCTTAGGCCAATATTTATCCACGGTGGCCCAAAACGAGTATTTTTTGGCTGAACGTTCTCGGGAAATGAGGGAGGTCCATGAGATTCCCCAAGAAGAAGTGGCTGAAGTTGAAAGTATTTACCGGGCACAAGGATTTTCTCATGATCAAGTAGAAATGTTGACACGGCACATTACCGCAGACAAAGACCGCTGGGTGGACTTCATGATGAAAGAAGAACTAGGAATTGTCCTGGACAGCATGGATAATCCTTGGACCTCCGCCTTAGTTATGACCTTAGCGGTCATTGCGGGTTCTTTACCGCCAGTGCTCCCGTTTGTCATCGATACCAATACCACCACGGCATTGACATGGGCTATCGTTTTGGCCTCCGTGGCAGCGTTTTCCTTAGGTGTCCTCAAATCCATTGTTGGAAAGACGTCATGGATTAAAGGAGGCCTGCAGTTTTTCTTTGTCACTGCCGTAGCTATTGTTATCGGAATAGGTGCCGGACA